A single window of Achromobacter xylosoxidans DNA harbors:
- the ccmE gene encoding cytochrome c maturation protein CcmE, with translation MSPRRRRVLALLGGLGLLAAAVALVLNALQSNLVFFFTPTQVAAREAPASGSFRVGGLVQEGSVQRDGLRLRFIVTDTAHAVPVTYQGLLPDLFREGKGVVAAGKLDADGVLHASEVLAKHDENYMPPEAADALKRAAAGATSNTARADAR, from the coding sequence ATGAGCCCGCGCCGGCGCCGCGTGCTGGCGCTGCTGGGCGGCCTGGGCCTGCTGGCCGCGGCCGTCGCGCTGGTGCTCAATGCGCTGCAATCGAACCTGGTGTTCTTCTTCACGCCAACCCAGGTGGCGGCGCGCGAGGCGCCCGCCAGCGGCAGTTTCCGCGTCGGCGGACTGGTGCAGGAAGGCTCGGTTCAACGCGATGGCCTGCGGCTGCGCTTCATCGTCACCGACACCGCGCACGCGGTTCCCGTCACCTACCAGGGCCTGCTGCCCGACCTGTTCCGCGAGGGCAAGGGCGTGGTGGCCGCCGGCAAGCTCGACGCCGACGGCGTGCTCCATGCATCGGAGGTGCTGGCCAAGCACGACGAGAACTACATGCCGCCCGAGGCCGCCGACGCGCTCAAGCGGGCCGCCGCTGGCGCCACCAGCAACACGGCGCGGGCGGACGCGCGATGA
- the ccmD gene encoding heme exporter protein CcmD, with product MSWDALFSLQGHGPYLLGAYGVTLALIAWEAGTLWRRARARRRAARLRAGDGR from the coding sequence ATGAGCTGGGACGCGCTGTTCTCGTTGCAGGGCCATGGCCCCTACCTGCTGGGCGCCTACGGCGTCACACTCGCCCTGATTGCCTGGGAAGCCGGCACGCTGTGGCGCCGGGCGCGGGCGCGCCGCCGCGCCGCCCGCCTGCGCGCCGGGGACGGCCGATGA